A single genomic interval of Cytophagia bacterium CHB2 harbors:
- a CDS encoding restriction endonuclease subunit S: MEMKPGYKQTEVGLIPEDWDVTTVGNEFSIQLGKMLDSEKNVGVPKSYLGNRAVQWGRIDLNDLGVIRMTPSDLQRFRLLKGDLLVCEGGEIGRAAIWNEPIAECYYQKALHRLRPIRGYKVQLMLNVLQRLASTGYLTNFVTQTSIAHLPKDKFEKVPIPRPSSLSEQEAIAEALSDADALIESLEQLIAKKRQIKQGAMQELLTGKKRLPEFSGEWEVKTLMDVCSSITDGTHFTPQYMETGIPFYSVENVTANNFADTKFISVKEHNQLVKRCKPEKGDILLTRIGAIGDTKLIDWDVEASIYVSLALLKVKHGIDSRYIHCYTKCRQFRLDIEERSLMNASPKKINMGEIGGVPIPLPELAEQTAIAAILSDMDAEIAALEAKLAKVRQLKQGMMQELLTGRVRLI; the protein is encoded by the coding sequence ATGGAAATGAAGCCGGGCTACAAACAGACAGAGGTGGGGTTGATTCCGGAGGATTGGGACGTTACCACAGTAGGCAACGAATTCTCAATCCAACTCGGTAAAATGTTGGATTCTGAAAAAAACGTCGGCGTACCAAAGTCTTATTTGGGCAATAGAGCCGTCCAGTGGGGGCGCATAGATCTCAATGACCTTGGTGTTATCAGAATGACTCCGTCTGATCTCCAACGTTTTCGACTGCTCAAAGGTGACCTTCTTGTTTGCGAAGGGGGAGAAATTGGGCGCGCTGCAATTTGGAACGAACCGATTGCGGAATGTTATTATCAGAAAGCATTGCATAGACTTCGGCCAATTCGTGGTTACAAAGTGCAATTGATGTTAAACGTACTTCAACGGTTGGCATCAACTGGATATTTGACCAACTTTGTAACGCAAACTAGTATTGCCCACTTACCGAAGGATAAATTCGAAAAAGTTCCAATTCCGCGTCCATCCTCCCTCTCCGAACAAGAAGCCATCGCCGAGGCGTTGAGCGATGCGGATGCCCTCATCGAATCGCTGGAGCAGCTCATCGCCAAAAAACGTCAGATCAAACAAGGCGCCATGCAGGAGTTGCTCACCGGCAAGAAGCGCCTGCCGGAGTTTAGTGGAGAGTGGGAGGTGAAGACGTTGATGGACGTTTGTAGCTCAATTACCGACGGCACTCATTTCACACCGCAATACATGGAAACGGGAATTCCTTTCTACAGCGTGGAGAATGTTACAGCCAACAACTTCGCGGACACAAAGTTCATATCCGTGAAAGAGCACAATCAACTCGTCAAACGGTGCAAGCCAGAAAAGGGCGACATTCTCCTTACCCGTATCGGTGCTATAGGCGATACAAAGCTGATTGATTGGGATGTTGAGGCCAGTATCTACGTGAGCTTGGCTTTGCTGAAGGTGAAGCATGGCATAGATTCACGCTATATCCATTGTTACACAAAATGCCGCCAATTCAGGCTTGATATTGAGGAAAGGTCGTTGATGAACGCCTCCCCCAAGAAAATCAACATGGGCGAGATTGGAGGTGTTCCGATTCCTTTGCCAGAGTTGGCCGAACAAACCGCCATCGCCGCCATCCTGAGCGACATGGACGCCGAGATCGCCGCGCTGGAAGCCAAACTCGCGAAAGTTCGCCAGCTCAAGCAGGGCATGATGCAGGAACTTTTAACCGGGAGGGTACGGTTGATATGA